In Arachis stenosperma cultivar V10309 chromosome 1, arast.V10309.gnm1.PFL2, whole genome shotgun sequence, one DNA window encodes the following:
- the LOC130963598 gene encoding uncharacterized protein LOC130963598 isoform X3: protein MANSGTKFVSVNLNKSYGQQSHHLHNNHSASFGSGRTNRPSSGHGGAGGGGGMVVLSRPRSSHKAGPKLSVPPPLNLPSLRKEHERFDSLGSGVGPAGASGSGTGSRPASSGLGWTKPATITAGEKEAPVEHALDGFDQGLRSGEGFGRGGSVYMPPAARSGPVGPTAAPVLPQPTVEKAAVLRGEDFPSLRAATLVSSTSGPAQKSKEKENSIQKLKNSGDESNVSGDQRKDESVVELHQQQRHSQFSIARGGGIGIGGEFGESGNGTRGGFGGSRGSAGEHGGRKQQDEYFPGPLPLVRLNPRSDWADDERDTSHGFTERSRGEGSRDHGLSLKSEAYWDFDMPRVGLLPHNNKHGFDKRGQLRDNEAGKVSSSEVSKLDHYDRNGVGVGVGVGVGVRPSSSGSRNLGKDNKYVPSPFRDNVNGDSGKRDMGYGQGQGGKPWSSNMTDSYGDRNNNAQQYNRNRVDSVQSSVSKSSFSLGGKGLPVNDPLLNFGREKRTLQKSEKAFMEDPFGASGFDGRDIFSSGLVGVVKKKKDMLKQTDFHDPVRESFEAELERVQRMQEQERQRVIEEQERALELARREEEERLRQAREQEERQRRLEEEAREAAWRAEQERVEALRKVEEQRIAREEEKQRMILEEERRKQAARQKLLELEQRIARRQAEASKVGNSSQLVDEKMSGVVNEKDASRATDVGDWEDSERMVDRILTSASSDSSSVNRPLETGSRPNFSRDVSSAFIDRGKPVNSWKRDAYDNWGSSAFYSQDQENGHNSPRRDPSIGGKAFMRKEYNGGAGFMSSRTYYKGVSEAPLDEYAHLRGQRWHQSGDGDHVGRSTDNDSDFHESFVERFGEGWTQGRSHPFPPYTERPYHNSEPEGPFALGRSRYSVRQPRVLPPPSLSSVHRPYRNGNEFTGPSAFLENEIRYDQAARTESTLPTGYDNVNRGQTEVVDALQEATVNENHKGDTTTGCDSQSSLSVSSPPSSPTHLSHDDLDESGVSPGILTAEESKNVLSAPENESNEIPTIAGNENVVTSSAVSSGDDDEWTNENNEQFQEQEEYDEDEDYQEEDEVHEGDDNVDLNQEFEDMHLQEKGLPHMMDNLVLGFDDGVQVGMPNEEFERTSKNEEPTFMGQQADGINLEERASFDDASNDGKGLQTVNDSSQVNLNSSSSLFHEPEKQNQDLLIQPSNAHSSVASESLGNVEASNGMSTHHSTSTSVPIAPHYSSSGQTIISNVAVTPNQADVPIKLQFGLFSGPSLIPSPVPAIQIGSIQMPLHLHPQVGTPISHMHPSQPPLFQFGQLRYTSPISQGLMPLGHQSMSFVQPNIPSGFSFNHNPGGRMQVQTGSEASDSFIKDGIRQHSVGSQPGNARSLPQGSQPSENAENIAGIKQAQIGTPHDGTDSARTAAGFQLDKQVSQNVVRKSSSASSSAKESEGLSLSRDASFHSLSKERDFVESKAHYPPSGGRGKRYVFTVKTSGYRSSGPAPRASRPDAGGYMRRPRRNIQRTEFRVRESADKKQSSSLVLTDQTGLDNKSNINGKGAGISGRAGPRRAFLNKSGKQSVESATENLHGMDSGSRFEKVDGKDSTKAQSFSHSGQSNLKRNLCSEEDVDAPLQSGIIRVFEQPGIEAPSDEDDFIEVRSKRQMLNDRREQREKEIKAKSRVAKVPRKSRSTSQSSMANSSKGPLPVGEVANSIPSDFVPAEGRGMTNIDVSSGFNSSMPSQSLAPIGTPPLKIDAQPDVRSQLNRSLQTSFPVVSGGEKDPGPGVIFESKNKVLDNVQTSLGSWGNAQINQQVMPLTQTQLDEAMKPQQCDSQTPVSNVTAIVNESSLPTSSILTKEKTFSSAASPINSLLAGEKIQFGAVTSPTILPPSSRAVSHGIGPPRSSRSDMQISHNLAGSDNDCSLFFNKEKHGDESHGHLEDCEAEAEAAASAVAVAAISSDEIVGNGLGTCSVTVTDGKGFVAADIDRVAAGEQQSASQSRSDEPLSVSLPADLSVETPPISLWPPLPSSQNSSGQMISHFPSIPPHFPSGPPSHFPFYEMNPMMGGPVFAFGPHDESASTTQSQTQKTTTSAASRSIGSWQQCHSGVESFYGPPTGFTGPFITPPGGIPGVQGPPHMVVYNHFAPVGQFGQVGLSFMGTTYIPSGKQPDWKHIPTSSAIGPGEGDMNSMNMASSQRNPANMPSPIQHLAPGSPLMPMASPLAMFDVSPFQPSTDMSVQARWPHVPNSPLSSIPLSMPMQQQEGVQTTQFNHGPSVDQPLNIQRFTNSRTSTPSEGDRSFPRAADVNQLPDELGLVDASNPTAAKAEQNVVNKTPSLINIADAGEVSAQNGKGTKSNNQGASSAFKSQPSQQNISTLHYDNSSGHGHYQRGSVSQRNSSGGEWSHRRYQGRNQSMGTTDKSFPSSKVKQIYVAKQTIGGASSTS from the exons ATGGCCAATTCCGGCACCAAATTCGTCTCTGTGAATCTGAACAAATCCTATGGGCAGCAATCTCACCACCTCCACAACAACCACTCCGCCTCCTTCGGATCGGGCAGGACTAACCGTCCCTCCTCCGGCCACGGCGGCGCAGGCGGCGGAGGAGGCATGGTGGTCCTCTCGAGGCCTCGCAGCTCGCACAAGGCAGGGCCTAAGCTCTCCGTCCCGCCCCCCTTGAACCTCCCTTCGCTTCGCAAGGAGCACGAGCGGTTCGATTCGCTGGGATCCGGCGTTGGTCCAGCCGGTGCTTCTGGTTCGGGAACCGGGTCCAGACCTGCCTCCTCCGGTTTGGGATGGACCAAGCCTGCTACAATCACTGCCGGGGAGAAAGAAGCGCCTGTGGAGCACGCGCTGGATGGATTCGACCAGGGATTGAGGTCCGGCGAAGGGTTTGGCCGCGGTGGCAGCGTGTATATGCCGCCGGCTGCTCGATCCGGTCCTGTGGGACCCACTGCCGCCCCTGTTTTGCCTCAGCCTACTGTGGAGAAGGCTGCCGTGCTGAGAGGGGAGGATTTTCCTTCATTGCGTGCTGCCACCTTGGTTTCATCCACTTCTGGGCCGGCACAGAAGAGcaaggagaaggagaattcgaTTCAGAAGCTGAAGAATTCAGGTGATGAAAGTAATGTATCTGGTGATCAGAGGAAGGACGAGTCAGTTGTTGAGCTTCATCAGCAGCAGCGTCACTCTCAGTTCAGTATTGCGCGAGGTGGTGGAATTGGAATTGGGGGCGAGTTTGGTGAGAGTGGAAATGGAACTCGAGGTGGTTTTGGTGGTTCTCGAGGCAGTGCAGGGGAACATGGGGGCCGGAAGCAGCAGGATGAGTATTTTCCTGGTCCGTTGCCCCTTGTTCGGTTGAATCCGAGGTCTGATTGGGCTGACGATGAGCGAGACACGAGTCATGGATTCACAGAACGGAGCAGGGGAGAAGGAAGCAGGGATCATGGGCTTTCTTTGAAGAGTGAGGCTTATTGGGATTTTGATATGCCGAGGGTTGGCTTGTTGCCACACAATAATAAACATGGTTTTGACAAGAGGGGACAGCTAAGGGACAATGAAGCTGGAAAGGTTTCCTCCAGTGAAGTTTCTAAGCTGGACCATTATGATAGGaatggtgttggtgttggtgttggtgttggtgttggtgtgAGACCATCATCCAGTGGGAGTAGAAATTTGGGGAAGGATAACAAGTACGTTCCATCCCCTTTCAGAGATAATGTTAATGGTGATTCTGGAAAGAGGGACATGGGGTATGGTCAGGGACAGGGAGGGAAGCCATGGAGTAGTAACATGACTGACTCATATGGTGACCGAAATAATAATGCACAACAGTACAATAGAAATAGAGTTGATTCTGTCCAGAGCTCAGTGTCGAAGTCTTCATTTTCCTTGGGAGGTAAAGGGCTTCCGGTTAATGATCCTCTGCTCAATTTTGGTAGAGAGAAACGTACATTGCAGAAGTCTGAAAAGGCTTTCATGGAGGATCCATTTGGAGCTTCTGGTTTTGATGGTAGGGATATATTCTCGTCTGGTCTTGTTGGGgtagtgaagaagaagaaggataTGCTTAAGCAAACTGATTTCCATGATCCTGTCAGGGAATCATTTGAGGCTGAGCTTGAAAGAGTTCAGAGGATGCAAGAACAGGAGCGGCAGCGAGTAATTGAAGAGCAAGAAAGGGCATTAGAATTGGCTCGCAGAGAAGAGGAGGAAAGATTGAGGCAAGCTAGAGAACAGGAGGAGAGGCAGAGGAGATTGGAAGAAGAAGCAAGAGAGGCAGCTTGGAGAGCAGAACAAGAAAGGGTTGAAGCTTTGCGGAAGGTAGAAGAGCAGAGGATTGCAAGGGAAGAAGAGAAACAAAGGATGATTTTAGAGGAAGAGAGGAGGAAACAAGCTGCTAGACAAAAACTTCTAGAATTGGAGCAAAGGATTGCTAGGAGGCAGGCTGAAGCATCAAAAGTTGGTAATAGTTCTCAACTTGTAGATGAGAAGATGTCCGGGGTAGTGAACGAAAAAGATGCATCTAGAGCTACGGATGTGGGTGATTGGGAGGATAGTGAACGAATGGTTGACAGGATATTAACTTCGGCATCTTCTGATTCATCAAGTGTGAATAGGCCATTGGAGACGGGCTCTAGACCTAATTTCTCTAGAGATGTTTCTTCTGCTTTTATTGATAGGGGAAAACCAGTTAATTCATGGAAGAGAGATGCATATGATAATTGGGGTAGCTCAGCCTTCTATTCACAGGACCAGGAGAATGGTCACAACAGTCCTCGAAGGGATCCATCAATTGGTGGAAAGGCATTTATGAGGAAAGAATATAATGGTGGTGCCGGATTTATGTCATCAAGGACTTATTACAAAGGTGTTTCGGAGGCTCCTTTAGATGAATATGCTCATTTAAGAGGGCAGAGGTGGCATCAATCTGGAGATGGCGATCATGTAGGCAGAAGTACAGATAATGATTCGGATTTTCATGAAAGCTTTGTTGAAAGATTTGGTGAAGGTTGGACACAGGGCCGTTCTCATCCATTTCCTCCATACACTGAGCGTCCATATCACAATTCAGAACCTGAGGGACCTTTTGCCTTGGGGAGGTCACGGTATTCGGTCAGGCAGCCCCGTGTTCTTCCCCCACCTTCTTTATCTTCTGTGCACAGACCTTACAGGAATGGGAATGAGTTTACTGGTCCTTCTGCTTTCCTGGAAAATGAGATTCGGTATGATCAGGCAGCCAGGACTGAGTCTACGCTGCCAACTGGTTATGACAACGTGAATCGTGGACAAACTGAGGTAGTTGATGCCCTACAAGAGGCTACTGTGAATGAGAACCATAAAGGCGATACCACAACAGGTTGTGATTCTCAGTCTTCGCTCTCTGTTTCAAGCCCCCCAAGTTCTCCTACTCATCTGTCTCATGATGATTTAGATGAATCTGGAGTTTCTCCTGGGATATTGACTGCTGAGGAAAGTAAAAATGTGCTTTCTGCTCCAGAAAATGAATCAAATGAAATACCTACCATAGCTGGAAATGAGAATGTTGTCACTTCTTCTGCTGTCTCAagtggtgatgatgatgaatggACTAATGAGAATAATGAGCAGTTCCAGGAGCAAGAAGAAtatgatgaagatgaagattaTCAGGAAGAAGATGAAGTGCATGAAGGAGATGATAATGTCGACCTCAATCAGGAATTTGAAGATATGCATTTGCAGGAGAAAGGATTGCCCCACATGATGGATAACCTAGTGTTAGGATTTGATGATGGTGTCCAGGTTGGGATGCCCAATGAGGAGTTTGAAAGGACTTCTAAAAATGAAGAACCCACATTTATGGGTCAACAGGCTGATGGCATTAATCTTGAAGAACGTGCTTCTTTTGATGATGCATCCAATGATGGCAAAGGCCTTCAAACTGTCAATGATTCCTCACAGGTGAATCTTAATAGTTCTTCTAGTTTGTTCCATGAACCAGAGAAGCAAAATCAAGATTTGCTCATTCAGCCTAGCAATGCTCATTCTTCTGTGGCATCTGAGAGTCTAGGCAATGTGGAAGCTTCTAATGGCATGTCTACTCATCACAGTACATCGACTTCAGTTCCTATTGCCCCGCACTACTCGTCTTCAGGCCAGACTATTATTTCCAACGTAGCTGTTACTCCTAATCAAGCAGACGTACCCATTAAACTCCAGTTTGGCCTTTTCTCTGGTCCATCTTTGATACCCTCACCTGTACCTGCCATACAGATTGGTTCTATACAGATGCCGCTACACCTTCATCCACAGGTTGGTACACCCATTTCTCACATGCACCCATCACAGCCTCCTTTATTTCAATTTGGGCAGCTGAGGTATACATCTCCTATATCACAGGGGTTAATGCCTCTGGGTCATCAGTCAATGTCGTTTGTTCAGCCTAATATTCCATCTGGTTTCTCTTTTAATCATAATCCGGGAGGTCGAATGCAAGTTCAAACTGGTTCAGAAGCATCCGATTCTTTTATTAAAGATGGGATCAGGCAGCATTCTGTTGGCAGCCAACCAGGTAATGCTAGGAGCTTACCACAAGGTTCCCAACCAAGTGAGAATGCAGAAAATATAGCTGGAATAAAGCAGGCTCAGATTGGCACTCCCCATGATGGTACTGATAGTGCTAGAACTGCTGCAGGTTTTCAGTTGGACAAGCAGGTGAGCCAAAATGTTGTTAGAAAGAGCAGCAGTGCTTCATCAAGTGCTAAAGAGTCAGAAGGTCTGTCTCTCTCCAGAGATGCATCATTCCATTCTCTTTCTAAAGAGAGGGATTTTGTGGAGTCAAAAGCACATTATCCTCCATCTGGTGGTAGGGGAAAGAGATATGTCTTTACAGTAAAAACTTCGGGATATAGATCATCAGGTCCAGCTCCAAGGGCCAGTCGCCCGGACGCCGGAGGATATATGAGGAGGCCCCGGCGTAATATACAACGAACTGAATTTCGAGTCCGCGAAAGTGCTGATAAGAAACAATCTTCTAGTTTGGTATTGACTGATCAGACTGGGTTGGATAATAAATCAAATATCAATGGGAAGGGAGCAGGCATTTCTGGAAGGGCAGGACCTAGGAGGGCTTTCCTAAATAAATCTGGAAAGCAGTCAGTAGAATCAGCTACTGAAAATCTACATGGAATGGATTCTGGAAGCCGATTTGAGAAGGTTGAtgggaaagattcaacaaaggcTCAGAGCTTCTCACATTCTGGACAGAGTAATCTCAAAAGGAACTTATGTTCTGAGGAAGATGTTGATGCTCCATTGCAAAGTGGAATTATACGGGTGTTTGAGCAACCTGGAATTGAAGCTCCTAGTGATGAGGATGACTTCATTGAAGTCAGGTCAAAGAGGCAAATGCTAAATGATAGGCGAGaacagagagagaaagaaatcAAGGCCAAGTCTCGGGTTGCAAAG GTACCAAGAAAATCTCGCTCCACCTCACAAAGTTCTATGGCAAATTCTAGCAAAGGACCCTTGCCTGTAGGAGAAGTGGCTAACAGTATTCCCAGTGATTTTGTCCCTGCTGAAGGGCGGGGAATGACAAATATTGATGTCTCATCTGGATTCAATTCAAGCATGCCATCCCAGTCATTAGCTCCTATAGGCACACCTCCTTTGAAAATTGATGCACAGCCTGATGTAAGGTCACAGTTAAACAG GTCACTGCAGACAAGTTTCCCAGTGGTTTCTGGTGGTGAAAAGGACCCTGGCCCTGGTGTGATTTTTGAGAGTAAGAACAAGGTTCTTGATAATGTCCAGACATCTTTGGGCTCTTGGGGCAATGCACAAATTAATCAGCAG GTCATGCCGCTTACACAGACTCAACTTGATGAGGCTATGAAACCTCAACAGTGTGATTCACAGACTCCTGTTAGCAATGTGACAGCTATTGTTAATGAATCCAGCTTGCCAACATCATCCATTTTGACAAAGGAGAAAACATTTTCATCTGCTGCCAGCCCCATTAATTCCTTGCTAGCTGGAGAAAAAATTCAATTTG GGGCAGTAACATCTCCAACTATTCTTCCTCCCAGCAGCCGTGCTGTGTCTCATGGCATTGGCCCTCCTCGTTCATCTAGATCAGACATGCAAATATCCCACAATCTTGCTGGATCTGATAATGATTGTAGTCTTTTCTTTAACAAAGAGAAACATGGTGATGAATCTCATGGCCATTTAGAAGATTGTGAAGCTGAAGCTGAAGCAGCTGCATCGGCTGTTGCTGTTGCTGCTATTAGTAGTGATGAGATTGTTGGAAATGGGTTAGGTACTTGTTCTGTCACAGTTACAGACGGTAAAGGTTTTGTAGCTGCAGATATTGATAGGGTAGCAGCAG GGGAGCAGCAATCTGCTAGTCAATCTAGATCTGACGAGCCTCTAAGTGTTTCTCTTCCAGCAGACTTATCTGTGGAGACTCCGCCCATTTCGTTGTGGCCACCCCTGCCTAGTTCACAAAATTCTTCTGGCCAAATGATCTCACATTTTCCTTCCATCCCTCCACATTTTCCTTCCGGCCCTCCTTCTCATTTTCCTTTCTATGAAATGAATCCTATGATGGGTGGTCCTGTGTTTGCGTTTGGGCCACATGATGAGTCTGCATCTACAACACAATCACAGACTCAAAAAACCACAACATCAGCAGCATCAAGGTCGATTGGGAGCTGGCAGCAGTGCCATTCTGGTGTTGAATCTTTTTACGGTCCTCCAACAGGATTTACTGGGCCATTTATAACTCCTCCTGGAGGCATCCCGGGAGTTCAGGGGCCCCCGCACATGGTTGTTTATAACCATTTTGCACCTGTTGGACAATTTGGTCAAGTTGGGTTGAGTTTCATGGGAACCACGTATATACCATCTGGAAAGCAGCCTGATTGGAAACACATTCCTACATCCTCTGCCATAGGACCTGGTGAAGGGGATATGAACAGTATGAATATGGCATCTTCACAGCGGAATCCTGCTAACATGCCATCGCCAATTCAACATCTTGCTCCTGGATCACCTCTTATGCCAATGGCTTCTCCTCTGGCTATGTTTGATGTTTCTCCTTTCCAG CCCTCTACTGACATGTCTGTCCAAGCTCGATGGCCTCATGTTCCTAATTCACCACTTTCATCTATTCCTTTGTCAATGCCGATGCAGCAACAAGAAGGGGTACAAACTACTCAATTTAATCATGGACCTTCTGTTGATCAGCCATTAAATATCCAAAGGTTTACCAATTCTAGGACTTCGACGCCTTCAGAAGGTGATAGGAGTTTTCCCAGAGCAGCTGATGTTAACCAATTGCCAGATGAACTTGGGTTAGTGGATGCATCAAACCCGACTGCTGCTAAGGCTGAACAGAATGTTGTCAACAAGACTCCCTCGCTGATCAACATTGCGGATGCCGGAGAGGTCAGTGCTCAGAATGGCAAAGGCACCAAAAGTAATAACCAGGGTGCGAGTTCTGCTTTTAAGAGTCAGCCCTCGCAACAAAATATTTCTACTTTGCACTATGACAATTCTTCAGGACATGGCCATTATCAAAGAGGTAGTGTTTCTCAGAGAAATAGTTCTGGGGGCGAATGGTCCCATCGTAGATACCAAGGAAGAAACCAATCTATGGGTACAACAGATAAGAGCTTCCCTTCATCAAAGGTGAAGCAAATTTATGTGGCTAAACAGACTATTGGCGGGGCATCGTCAACGTCATGA